From Candidatus Tanganyikabacteria bacterium, the proteins below share one genomic window:
- a CDS encoding DUF2225 domain-containing protein, with the protein MAALACPLCTMQVPHTSPGPDAYVSTGSDTDGCPRYQGANPLYYQVAVCPYCHFAAYHDDFGAIDPALAETIARELSADKRALAVDFSQTERSLFAALRSYELAAKSYELRQAKADVLGSLALRSAWICRYSGQLSREVAFMTQAVNFYREALFGGIRADRRLDGLPVTYLIGELQLRCGFVDEAIEYFERMGHTVDPGSDLGKLTAARLAEARRAQAAVSLLRGIPLFQPMPEGSLGLLGVNSRNCSFSDGQALCRVGEPGDAMYVIAAGQAAVVIGGATVAVLGPGQAVGEMALLTGAVRSADVLAQAAAEVLEISLTAFRHLLKVCPEVMDQLAKMVAQRQAENAARAAGAGPSLADVTASLQQRFEVGAEA; encoded by the coding sequence ATGGCCGCGCTGGCTTGCCCCCTCTGCACGATGCAGGTGCCGCACACGAGCCCGGGGCCGGACGCCTACGTGTCGACGGGGAGCGATACCGACGGCTGCCCGCGGTATCAGGGCGCCAATCCCCTGTATTACCAGGTCGCGGTCTGCCCGTACTGCCATTTCGCGGCGTATCACGACGACTTTGGCGCCATCGATCCCGCGCTGGCCGAGACGATCGCCAGGGAGCTCTCGGCCGACAAGCGGGCGCTTGCGGTCGATTTCAGCCAGACCGAGCGGTCGCTCTTCGCCGCCCTCCGCAGCTACGAGCTGGCGGCCAAGAGCTACGAATTGCGCCAGGCGAAGGCCGACGTGCTCGGCTCGCTCGCGCTGCGCTCGGCGTGGATCTGCCGGTACTCGGGGCAACTGTCCCGCGAGGTGGCGTTCATGACGCAGGCCGTCAACTTCTACCGGGAGGCGCTATTCGGCGGCATCCGCGCCGATCGCCGCCTGGACGGCCTGCCCGTCACCTACCTCATCGGGGAGCTCCAGCTCCGGTGCGGCTTCGTGGACGAGGCGATCGAGTACTTCGAGCGGATGGGGCACACGGTCGATCCCGGCAGCGATCTGGGGAAGCTCACCGCGGCGCGCCTGGCCGAGGCGCGGCGCGCCCAGGCGGCCGTGTCCCTGCTCAGGGGGATACCGCTCTTCCAGCCCATGCCCGAGGGCAGCCTGGGCCTCCTGGGCGTCAACTCGCGCAACTGCTCGTTCTCGGACGGCCAGGCGCTTTGCCGCGTGGGCGAACCGGGCGACGCGATGTACGTGATCGCCGCCGGCCAGGCGGCCGTGGTCATCGGCGGGGCCACCGTGGCCGTGCTGGGGCCCGGGCAGGCGGTCGGCGAGATGGCCCTGCTGACGGGCGCCGTGCGGTCGGCCGACGTCCTGGCGCAGGCCGCCGCCGAGGTGCTGGAGATCTCGCTCACGGCCTTCCGCCACCTGCTCAAGGTTTGCCCGGAAGTCATGGATCAGCTGGCGAAAATGGTCGCGCAGCGCCAGGCCGAGAACGCCGCCCGCGCCGCCGGGGCCGGGCCGTCGCTGGCCGACGTGACGGCGAGCCTGCAGCAGCGCTTCGAGGTCGGGGCGGAAGCCTGA
- a CDS encoding putative toxin-antitoxin system toxin component, PIN family, whose amino-acid sequence MIVVVDTNVLISGLLNPHGAPGRIVDLLVRGSLRAAYDDRILAEYREVAKRERFGFDPAAIAELLDFLEAEGVRVLAAALACRLPDPADRMFLEVAAEAQAEALITGNLKHFPDSERCGIRVVSPAEFLGAPSA is encoded by the coding sequence ATGATCGTCGTCGTCGACACGAATGTCCTGATCTCCGGCCTGCTCAATCCCCACGGCGCTCCCGGGCGCATCGTCGACCTGCTCGTGCGCGGCTCCCTGCGGGCGGCCTACGACGACCGCATCCTCGCCGAGTACCGCGAGGTCGCGAAGCGCGAGCGCTTCGGCTTCGATCCCGCCGCGATCGCAGAGCTACTCGATTTCCTCGAAGCAGAGGGAGTGCGGGTCCTGGCTGCGGCGCTCGCCTGCCGGTTGCCCGATCCAGCCGACCGGATGTTCCTGGAAGTCGCCGCCGAAGCGCAGGCAGAAGCGCTGATCACCGGGAACCTCAAGCACTTCCCCGATTCGGAGCGTTGCGGAATCCGCGTCGTTTCGCCCGCCGAATTCCTCGGAGCGCCGAGCGCCTAG
- a CDS encoding type II toxin-antitoxin system prevent-host-death family antitoxin produces MKFVAAREFRIRPGEIWQLLEREGQVVVTSNGKPIAILTGVSADDLEDTLRALRQTRAEVALGKIRKAAQASGADRLGDEAIEAEIRSARRART; encoded by the coding sequence ATGAAGTTCGTCGCGGCGCGGGAGTTCCGGATCCGGCCCGGGGAGATCTGGCAGTTGCTCGAACGAGAGGGCCAGGTCGTCGTGACGTCCAACGGGAAGCCCATCGCGATCCTGACCGGCGTGTCGGCCGACGACCTGGAGGACACGCTGCGCGCGCTGCGGCAGACCCGGGCCGAGGTGGCGCTAGGGAAGATCCGGAAGGCGGCCCAGGCGTCCGGCGCCGACCGCCTCGGCGACGAGGCGATCGAGGCGGAGATCCGCTCGGCCCGGCGGGCGCGCACGTAA
- a CDS encoding AMP-binding protein, translated as MTHLRSPLPLGPMEPSLGAMLADRARRWPDRTAYQERGAAGAFVPLAWPDLHDRIRRAGSWLLSAGVGKGDRVATLSRNSADMLVWELAIMSCGALSVPIFARYGPDQIAYLLEHSGARMLLVGDELQLERAREARAPRLLDALVLSGPAAGANAGGTGALTFDEVLAHPVDPAFDEAVRGLGPQEPCLVMYTSGTTGQPKGVVLVHGNILSQQKALEALWRIAPGDVFLSYLPWHHSFGGLFERFTALAQGATLSLDDSEGRDIPRLVANWREIMPTHFFSVPKVYQALVTECRLNPEVEGTVFHPGLKFVFTAAAPLPKDCSDYFARKGIPVLEGWGLTETSPCVTLTSPDGVRVPGIVGMPLPGVEVRIAEEREIHVRGPNVMRGYFHDPERTARVLGEDGWLRTGDLGEVTEGGLRIICRLDGVFKLSNGEKVPSAQVEAALTATSRFIEQAVVLGAGHDYVGALVFPNVRNLTAWAREHGLADLPLADLLAEPAVASLFATEVDERNATLEPGYLRVRAFSVVPHELSIEAGELTPSLKVVRSRVAELQRPLVEAIYAEDGDPDLQCRVVRLARPAVVPDRLPEPARD; from the coding sequence ATGACCCACCTGCGCTCGCCCCTCCCGCTGGGACCGATGGAACCGTCGCTCGGCGCCATGCTCGCCGACCGCGCCCGGCGCTGGCCCGACCGGACGGCCTACCAGGAGCGTGGCGCCGCGGGGGCGTTCGTGCCGCTCGCCTGGCCTGACCTGCACGACCGCATCCGGCGGGCGGGAAGCTGGCTGCTCTCCGCCGGCGTGGGCAAGGGCGACCGGGTTGCCACGCTCTCGCGCAACTCGGCCGACATGCTCGTCTGGGAGCTGGCGATCATGTCCTGCGGCGCCCTGTCGGTGCCGATCTTCGCCCGCTACGGCCCCGATCAGATCGCCTACCTGCTCGAACACTCGGGCGCCCGCATGCTCCTGGTCGGCGACGAGTTGCAGCTAGAACGCGCCCGCGAGGCGCGCGCCCCCCGGTTACTGGACGCCCTCGTGCTCTCGGGCCCGGCTGCCGGCGCGAATGCCGGCGGCACCGGCGCCCTGACGTTCGACGAGGTGCTGGCGCATCCGGTCGACCCCGCGTTCGACGAAGCGGTACGCGGCCTGGGGCCCCAGGAACCGTGCCTGGTGATGTACACCTCCGGCACCACGGGCCAGCCCAAGGGGGTGGTCCTGGTGCACGGCAACATCCTTTCGCAGCAGAAGGCCCTGGAGGCGCTGTGGCGCATCGCGCCGGGCGACGTCTTCCTGTCGTACCTGCCGTGGCACCACTCCTTCGGCGGGCTGTTCGAGCGGTTCACCGCCCTGGCGCAGGGCGCCACGCTGTCCCTGGACGATAGCGAAGGCCGGGACATCCCCCGCCTGGTCGCCAACTGGCGCGAGATCATGCCGACGCACTTCTTCAGCGTGCCCAAGGTCTACCAGGCCCTGGTCACCGAGTGCCGGCTGAATCCGGAGGTGGAAGGGACCGTCTTCCATCCCGGCCTGAAGTTCGTCTTCACGGCCGCCGCGCCCCTCCCAAAGGACTGCTCGGACTACTTCGCCCGGAAGGGCATCCCCGTGCTGGAGGGCTGGGGCCTGACCGAGACGTCGCCCTGCGTCACCCTCACGTCGCCTGACGGCGTGCGCGTCCCGGGCATCGTGGGCATGCCGCTCCCGGGCGTGGAGGTGCGCATCGCCGAGGAACGCGAGATCCACGTGCGCGGCCCCAACGTCATGCGCGGCTACTTCCACGATCCCGAGCGCACGGCACGCGTCCTGGGCGAGGACGGCTGGCTCCGCACCGGCGATCTGGGCGAGGTCACCGAGGGCGGCTTGCGCATCATCTGCCGCCTGGACGGCGTGTTCAAGCTCAGTAACGGCGAGAAAGTGCCCTCGGCGCAGGTCGAGGCGGCGTTGACGGCCACGAGCCGCTTCATCGAGCAGGCCGTGGTCCTGGGCGCCGGCCACGACTACGTGGGCGCGCTGGTCTTCCCCAACGTCCGCAACCTCACCGCCTGGGCGCGCGAGCACGGGCTTGCCGACTTGCCCCTCGCCGACCTCCTGGCCGAACCGGCCGTGGCCAGCCTGTTCGCCACCGAGGTCGACGAGCGCAACGCCACGCTAGAACCCGGGTACCTGCGCGTGCGCGCCTTCTCGGTGGTGCCGCACGAGCTGAGCATCGAGGCCGGCGAACTGACGCCCTCGCTCAAGGTCGTGCGATCGCGCGTGGCCGAACTGCAGCGACCGCTGGTGGAGGCGATCTACGCCGAGGACGGCGATCCCGACCTGCAATGCCGCGTCGTGCGCCTAGCGCGGCCGGCCGTCGTGCCCGACCGGCTCCCCGAGCCGGCCCGGGACTGA
- a CDS encoding ATPase, which yields MVVYAGVDVGSTWAKAVVVGHGDAPLGLGLEPTGLDLAGAGIRALQAACAEAGVRMTDVSRMASTGYGRDDVPGHGLTRSEIMCLARGAHALLPRAMTVVDIGGQDSKVVILDEAGRRVDYRLNRKCAAGTGAFIEMVCLRLGLPVADLNALAAKADRAAPLSSFCSVFAATEVLDLLRKGFGGPEIARGVYQSVAQRVADIGARGTLLALSGGVVAHHALLVDAVRSLLHVEVQVLPHTQHISALGAALLAREGTP from the coding sequence TTGGTGGTGTACGCGGGGGTCGACGTCGGCAGCACCTGGGCCAAGGCCGTCGTGGTCGGGCACGGCGACGCGCCGCTGGGCCTGGGCCTGGAGCCCACCGGGCTTGATCTCGCCGGTGCCGGCATCCGGGCGCTGCAAGCCGCCTGCGCCGAGGCCGGCGTCCGCATGACCGACGTCTCCCGCATGGCGAGCACGGGCTACGGGCGAGACGACGTGCCCGGCCACGGCCTGACCCGCAGCGAGATCATGTGCCTGGCGCGCGGCGCGCACGCCCTGCTGCCCCGGGCCATGACGGTCGTGGACATCGGCGGGCAGGACAGCAAGGTCGTCATCCTGGACGAAGCCGGGCGCCGCGTGGACTACCGGCTCAACCGCAAGTGCGCCGCGGGCACCGGCGCGTTCATCGAGATGGTGTGCCTCCGCCTGGGCCTGCCGGTGGCCGATCTCAACGCCCTGGCTGCGAAGGCCGACCGCGCGGCGCCGCTCTCGTCGTTCTGCTCGGTCTTCGCCGCGACCGAGGTCCTCGACCTGCTGCGCAAGGGCTTCGGCGGGCCCGAAATCGCCCGCGGCGTCTACCAGTCGGTGGCGCAACGGGTCGCCGACATCGGCGCCCGCGGCACCCTGCTGGCCCTGTCGGGCGGGGTGGTCGCCCACCACGCCCTCCTGGTCGACGCGGTGCGGAGCCTGCTCCACGTGGAAGTCCAGGTTCTGCCCCACACGCAGCACATCAGCGCCCTGGGAGCCGCGCTCCTGGCGCGAGAGGGAACCCCATGA
- a CDS encoding 2-hydroxyacyl-CoA dehydratase has protein sequence MTLAAAEPLKASMTRYFRDLAESGAPVAWCTSVGPAELLLALGFRVYFPENHGAILGTSRMAGATMPLAHARGYSPDICSYLTSDIGAFLEGVTPLTRAYGLEKVPPPAVLVYNTNQCREVKAWFEWYGRELGVPVFGIHSPTELEALHPAVVGGVAAQLRQLAADLAPLAPRGLDLDELARRIALTREASLLWRECLRQAAARPTPWTFFDHVVHMGPIVVQRGTEDAVAYYRLLLAELTDLAQRRAGALPKERFRVYWEGMPIWGRLRALSDLFAGLGTALVVSTYCNSWILEFDTAVDPWEAMARTYLEIFICRSERFKEGYISRLCREFGADGVIFHDSRTCPHNTNTRFGLPRRLAEHQDLPALILEGDLNDLRCFSLEESRTRIEVFLEQLEDRVGANPGLDPGVTSLRN, from the coding sequence ATGACCCTTGCCGCGGCCGAACCCCTCAAGGCGAGCATGACGCGGTACTTCCGCGATCTGGCCGAGTCGGGCGCGCCCGTGGCCTGGTGCACCAGCGTGGGGCCGGCCGAACTGCTGCTGGCGCTGGGTTTCAGGGTCTATTTCCCGGAGAACCACGGCGCGATCCTGGGCACGTCGCGGATGGCCGGGGCCACGATGCCGCTGGCCCACGCCCGGGGATACTCGCCGGACATCTGCTCGTACCTGACCAGCGACATCGGCGCGTTCCTCGAGGGCGTGACGCCGCTGACCAGGGCCTACGGCCTCGAGAAGGTGCCGCCCCCGGCCGTGCTCGTCTACAACACCAACCAGTGCCGCGAGGTCAAGGCCTGGTTCGAGTGGTACGGACGAGAGCTTGGCGTGCCGGTCTTCGGGATCCACTCCCCGACCGAACTCGAAGCGCTGCACCCGGCGGTCGTGGGCGGCGTGGCCGCGCAATTGCGGCAACTGGCGGCCGATCTCGCGCCCCTGGCGCCCCGCGGCCTGGATCTGGACGAGCTGGCGCGGCGCATCGCCCTGACCCGCGAGGCGTCGCTTCTGTGGCGGGAGTGCCTGCGGCAGGCCGCCGCCCGCCCGACGCCCTGGACCTTCTTCGACCACGTGGTGCACATGGGGCCGATCGTGGTGCAACGCGGCACCGAGGACGCGGTGGCGTACTACCGCCTGCTGCTGGCCGAACTCACCGACCTGGCCCAGCGTCGCGCCGGCGCCCTGCCGAAGGAGCGCTTCCGCGTCTACTGGGAAGGCATGCCCATCTGGGGGCGGCTGCGGGCGCTGTCGGACCTGTTTGCCGGCCTCGGCACGGCCCTGGTCGTCTCGACCTACTGCAACTCCTGGATCCTCGAGTTCGACACCGCCGTCGATCCGTGGGAGGCGATGGCCCGCACCTACCTCGAGATCTTCATCTGCCGGTCCGAACGCTTCAAGGAGGGCTACATCAGCCGCCTTTGCCGGGAGTTCGGCGCCGACGGCGTCATCTTCCACGATTCGCGCACCTGCCCGCACAACACCAACACCCGCTTCGGCCTGCCGCGCCGCCTGGCGGAGCACCAGGATTTGCCCGCGCTCATCCTGGAGGGCGACCTCAACGACCTGCGCTGCTTCTCGCTCGAAGAGTCGCGCACCCGCATCGAGGTCTTCCTCGAGCAACTCGAAGATCGGGTCGGCGCAAACCCCGGGCTCGACCCGGGCGTGACCTCGTTACGGAACTGA
- a CDS encoding enoyl-CoA hydratase/isomerase family protein, with protein MAWQIGIVGAGTMGSGIAQKFAMEGYPVVLADLADEPLQRGMQRIRDMLDEGVARKAVTPEARAATLDRLTPTTDLAGLAGCNLVVEAVFEDLQVKRDLFARLEGLCARDTILATNTSSFLVADVAAPLAHRDRVVGLHFFFHPVKNRLVEVIAGPESDPAKVRAAWELMAASGKTPINCKDAPGFCVNRFFVPWLNEATRLLEEGLGNIPAIEKAAREAVAIGMGPFELMNVTGVPIAYHAAASLGERLGEFYLPTAALERQFKAGALWELGGEPAGDATVIADRLLGVVWAVAGQILDEQVATLEDTDRGAKIGLRWRFGPFELMNRRELLPAADAVRKLSGRIAMPLALATRVQPWDFRLVDTEVRDGIAHLIINRPEALNALDAEVLTQLESAFQAALADPAVKGIVLRGAGKAFVAGADVRFFVKAIEQGRLSDLEDFTGKAQAFFGAIARSPKPVTAAVHGLALGGGAELALTAHRVVATPKASFGFPETGIGIYPALGGTFRTARRMGTALAKYALLTGKVFRAEEAHDLGLVDILVDPLDLEATLARVAATPNQPASHAAAEFEQVGELFAGNPPALLREGFVPPSSEAASLLAAVRKKAPIAVRVAADLVEQNASLPDEQAYANELRGVTSIFSTHDALVGLKSVGRERPVFQGN; from the coding sequence GTGGCTTGGCAAATAGGCATCGTCGGGGCGGGGACCATGGGTAGCGGCATCGCGCAGAAGTTCGCCATGGAAGGTTACCCGGTGGTCCTGGCCGATCTTGCCGACGAGCCGTTGCAGCGCGGGATGCAGCGCATCCGCGACATGCTCGACGAAGGCGTGGCCCGCAAGGCCGTCACGCCCGAGGCCCGCGCCGCCACGCTGGATCGCCTCACCCCCACCACCGACCTGGCTGGCCTGGCCGGCTGCAACCTGGTCGTCGAGGCGGTTTTCGAGGACCTGCAAGTCAAGCGCGACCTCTTCGCGCGCCTCGAAGGCCTTTGCGCCCGCGACACCATCCTGGCCACCAATACCTCGTCGTTCCTGGTGGCCGATGTGGCCGCGCCTCTGGCGCACCGCGACCGCGTCGTCGGCCTGCACTTCTTCTTCCACCCCGTGAAGAACCGCCTCGTGGAGGTGATCGCGGGCCCGGAGTCCGACCCGGCGAAGGTCCGCGCCGCCTGGGAGCTCATGGCCGCAAGCGGCAAGACGCCCATCAACTGCAAGGACGCCCCCGGCTTCTGCGTCAACCGCTTCTTCGTGCCGTGGCTCAACGAGGCCACGCGCCTGCTCGAGGAAGGACTGGGCAACATTCCGGCCATCGAGAAGGCCGCCAGGGAGGCGGTCGCCATCGGCATGGGCCCGTTCGAGCTGATGAACGTCACGGGAGTGCCCATCGCCTACCACGCCGCCGCGAGCCTCGGTGAGCGGCTCGGGGAGTTCTACCTGCCGACCGCCGCGCTGGAACGCCAGTTCAAGGCCGGCGCCCTCTGGGAACTCGGGGGCGAGCCGGCAGGGGATGCCACCGTCATCGCCGATCGGCTCCTGGGGGTGGTCTGGGCCGTGGCGGGGCAGATCCTCGACGAGCAGGTAGCAACGCTGGAGGACACCGACCGTGGCGCCAAGATCGGCTTGCGCTGGCGTTTCGGACCGTTCGAGCTGATGAACCGGCGCGAGCTGCTGCCGGCTGCCGACGCCGTCCGGAAGCTTTCCGGGCGGATCGCGATGCCGCTTGCGCTGGCCACGCGCGTCCAGCCCTGGGACTTCCGCCTGGTGGACACCGAGGTGCGGGACGGCATCGCGCACCTGATCATCAACCGGCCCGAAGCCCTCAACGCCCTCGACGCGGAGGTGCTCACGCAGCTGGAAAGCGCCTTCCAGGCCGCCCTGGCCGATCCCGCCGTCAAGGGCATCGTGCTCCGCGGCGCCGGCAAGGCTTTCGTGGCGGGCGCGGACGTGCGCTTCTTCGTCAAGGCCATCGAGCAGGGCAGGCTGAGCGACCTCGAGGATTTCACGGGCAAGGCCCAGGCGTTCTTCGGGGCGATCGCCCGCAGCCCCAAGCCCGTCACCGCGGCCGTCCACGGCCTGGCGTTAGGAGGCGGCGCCGAACTCGCCCTGACCGCGCATCGCGTCGTCGCGACGCCCAAGGCGTCCTTCGGCTTCCCGGAGACCGGCATCGGCATCTATCCCGCGCTGGGCGGCACCTTCCGCACGGCGCGCCGCATGGGCACGGCGCTGGCCAAGTACGCGCTCCTGACCGGCAAGGTGTTCAGGGCCGAGGAAGCCCACGATCTCGGCCTGGTGGACATCCTGGTCGATCCGCTCGACCTGGAGGCGACCCTGGCGCGCGTCGCGGCCACGCCAAATCAGCCCGCCAGCCACGCCGCGGCCGAGTTCGAGCAGGTCGGCGAACTGTTTGCCGGCAACCCGCCCGCGCTCCTGCGGGAGGGTTTCGTGCCGCCCAGTTCCGAGGCGGCGTCTCTCCTGGCGGCGGTGCGGAAGAAGGCGCCCATCGCGGTGCGCGTGGCCGCCGACCTGGTCGAGCAGAACGCCTCGCTGCCCGACGAGCAGGCCTACGCCAACGAACTGCGGGGCGTCACGAGCATCTTCTCGACCCACGACGCCCTGGTGGGACTCAAGTCGGTCGGCCGCGAACGCCCGGTGTTCCAGGGGAACTAG
- a CDS encoding thiolase family protein, with protein sequence MAPSATVKGFRLPGGGFGARYEGVVVAAGKRTAFGKFMGTLARVSPTDLGIVAARAALDAAGLAGPDVDQVVFANVAQSGPDAFYLPRHVALYAGVPREVPAVLVNRLCGSGLEVLAYGAEQLALGKARVALCGGTESMTRNPIASYGARLGVEMGRVDFVDTLTAELLDPACGASMGQTAENLAKRYGLGREDVDAFAFRSHQRGWDAWEAGRIADEIAPVVAGACNGGGLQPRKVALPRKVDRFDRDEHLRPTDAAGLAKLPPVFDGVQTAGNSSGIVDGAAAAVLCDAAYAQERGIAGLGRLSASCTVGVDPDVMGIGPAPAIRALLAETGLGLDDVDLFEINEAFGAQALAVTRELDLDPEVLNVNGGAIALGHPLAATGTRLAVTALLELARRGKRRAVASACIGGGQGIALLLERD encoded by the coding sequence ATGGCGCCATCCGCGACCGTCAAGGGGTTCCGCCTGCCGGGCGGGGGGTTCGGCGCCCGCTACGAGGGCGTCGTCGTGGCCGCCGGCAAGCGCACGGCCTTCGGCAAGTTCATGGGGACCCTCGCCCGGGTGTCGCCCACCGATCTGGGGATCGTGGCGGCCAGAGCGGCGCTGGATGCCGCGGGCCTGGCGGGCCCCGACGTGGACCAGGTCGTCTTCGCCAACGTGGCCCAGAGCGGGCCGGACGCCTTCTACCTGCCGCGCCACGTGGCGCTCTATGCCGGCGTGCCCCGCGAGGTGCCCGCGGTCCTGGTCAACCGCCTCTGCGGCAGCGGCCTGGAAGTGCTGGCCTACGGCGCCGAGCAACTGGCGCTGGGGAAAGCCCGGGTCGCGCTGTGCGGCGGCACCGAGAGCATGACCCGCAACCCCATCGCCTCCTACGGCGCCCGCCTCGGCGTCGAGATGGGCCGGGTGGACTTCGTGGACACGCTCACGGCCGAATTGCTGGATCCCGCCTGCGGCGCCAGCATGGGCCAGACGGCCGAGAATCTCGCGAAGCGCTACGGCCTCGGGCGCGAGGACGTGGACGCGTTCGCCTTCCGCAGCCATCAGCGTGGCTGGGACGCGTGGGAGGCGGGTCGCATCGCCGACGAAATCGCTCCGGTGGTGGCCGGCGCCTGCAACGGCGGCGGGCTGCAACCGCGCAAGGTGGCGCTTCCGCGCAAGGTCGATCGCTTCGACCGCGACGAGCACCTGCGGCCGACCGACGCCGCCGGCCTGGCGAAGCTGCCGCCGGTCTTCGACGGGGTGCAGACGGCGGGAAACTCGAGCGGCATCGTGGACGGGGCGGCCGCCGCCGTCCTGTGCGACGCGGCCTATGCCCAGGAGCGCGGCATCGCCGGGCTCGGCCGCCTCAGCGCCTCCTGCACGGTGGGCGTGGACCCCGATGTCATGGGCATCGGCCCCGCGCCGGCCATCCGGGCCCTGCTGGCCGAGACCGGGCTCGGGCTGGACGACGTGGACCTCTTCGAGATCAACGAAGCCTTCGGCGCTCAGGCGCTGGCCGTGACGCGCGAACTCGACCTCGACCCGGAAGTCCTCAACGTCAACGGCGGCGCCATCGCCCTGGGCCATCCCCTGGCGGCGACCGGTACGCGCCTGGCCGTCACCGCCCTGCTCGAACTGGCCCGCCGCGGCAAGCGGCGCGCCGTCGCGTCCGCCTGCATCGGCGGCGGGCAGGGCATCGCACTGCTTCTAGAGAGGGATTAG
- a CDS encoding 2-dehydropantoate 2-reductase: MRIGIVGAGPVGSIAAAHLARAGQEVYLADIWQEQLRALTEGGVHVEGALQADEQVHGGFPRASDLAAVEPEYLILSVKACMLRSMLPELAKVVTPRTVLVSMQNGLDTEEILSHAFNHNKILRFVVNFAGKVLEPGRAYASFFHPPNHIGCACRKEDCEDAQELAGMLNGGGLQTTSQRDVKRYVWEKTILNSSLSPVSAITGLTMREVMETPDTRSIVDSLLSESIKVAARVGYDFGPGFFEYCISYLERGGPHKPSMLMDVEARRETEIAFLNGRIAYYGDLVGVATPMNDMFTRLVRTLEHRYLPAKAGVA, encoded by the coding sequence ATGCGCATTGGAATCGTGGGTGCCGGCCCGGTGGGCTCCATTGCTGCGGCGCACCTTGCCAGGGCAGGCCAGGAAGTCTATCTGGCCGACATCTGGCAGGAGCAGTTGCGCGCGCTGACCGAAGGCGGCGTCCATGTCGAGGGCGCGCTGCAGGCCGACGAGCAGGTGCACGGCGGCTTCCCCCGGGCGTCCGACCTGGCCGCCGTCGAGCCGGAATACCTGATCCTCTCCGTCAAGGCGTGCATGCTGCGGTCGATGCTGCCCGAACTCGCCAAGGTGGTGACGCCCCGGACGGTCCTGGTAAGCATGCAAAACGGCCTGGACACCGAGGAGATCCTCTCGCACGCGTTCAACCACAACAAGATCCTGCGCTTCGTGGTCAACTTCGCGGGCAAGGTCCTGGAGCCCGGCCGGGCGTACGCCAGCTTCTTCCACCCGCCAAACCACATCGGATGCGCCTGCCGCAAGGAGGATTGCGAGGACGCGCAGGAACTGGCCGGCATGCTCAATGGCGGAGGCCTGCAGACCACGTCGCAGCGCGACGTCAAGCGCTACGTCTGGGAAAAGACCATCCTCAACTCCTCGTTGAGCCCGGTCTCGGCCATCACGGGCCTCACCATGCGCGAGGTCATGGAGACGCCCGACACGCGCAGCATCGTCGATTCGCTGCTCTCGGAATCCATCAAGGTCGCCGCCCGCGTGGGCTACGACTTCGGCCCCGGCTTCTTCGAGTACTGCATCTCGTACCTGGAGCGAGGCGGGCCGCACAAGCCCAGCATGCTGATGGACGTCGAGGCGCGGCGCGAGACCGAAATCGCCTTCCTCAACGGCCGCATCGCCTACTACGGCGACCTGGTGGGCGTCGCCACCCCGATGAACGACATGTTCACGCGGCTGGTGCGCACCCTCGAGCACCGTTACCTGCCGGCCAAGGCCGGCGTCGCGTAA